From the Saimiri boliviensis isolate mSaiBol1 chromosome X, mSaiBol1.pri, whole genome shotgun sequence genome, one window contains:
- the PLAC1 gene encoding placenta-specific protein 1 produces MKVFEFIGVMVLLTSAFSACSGQSPMTVLCSIDWFMVTVHPFMLNNDVCVHFNELHMGLGCPPNHVQPHAYQFIYRVTECGIRVKAVSPDTIIYSTEIHYSSKGTPSRFVIPVSCAAPKKSPWLTKPWGFMRVASKSRATAQKDEKCSEVFASSQPSQRPNCDCPPCVFNEEERTQVPCHQAEAQEAQPLQPSHFLDISEDWSLRADDLIGSM; encoded by the coding sequence ATGAAAGTGTTTGAGTTCATAGGAGTGATGGTCCTCCTCACCTCCGCGTTTTCAGCCTGTTCAGGACAAAGTCCAATGACTGTGCTATGCTCCATAGATTGGTTCATGGTCACAGtgcaccccttcatgctaaacaACGATGTGTGTGTACACTTTAATGAGCTACACATGGGCCTGGGTTGCCCCCCAAACCATGTTCAGCCACATGCCTACCAGTTCATCTACCGTGTTACTGAATGTGGCATCAGGGTCAAAGCTGTCTCTCCAGACACGATTATCTACAGCACTGAGATACATTACTCTTCCAAGGGCACACCGTCTCGGTTTGTGATCCCAGTGTCATGTGCTGCCCCCAAAAAGTCCCCATGGCTCACCAAGCCCTGGGGTTTTATGAGAGTAGCCAGCAAGAGTAGGGCCACAGCCCAGAAGGATGAGAAATGCTCCGAGGTATTCGCCTCGTCACAGCCCAGCCAAAGGCCAAACTGCGATTGTCCACCTTGTGTCTTCAATGAAGAAGAGCGTACCCAGGTCCCCTGTCACCAAGCAGAGGCTCAGGAAGCCCAACCTCTGCAGCCATCTCACTTTCTTGATATTTCCGAAGATTGGTCTCTTCGCGCAGATGATCTGATTGGGTCCATGTGA
- the LOC101046212 gene encoding uncharacterized protein LOC101046212 isoform X2: MVQNVKRCYIHSWGRKKVGSAGPCSCHEVPAPRYAGPEAGFPLEPEGSPVAANLPEGLSPHHPASSSGRLQDPGTLHQHSWRGCGHRRLLLQENTIMSQRL, encoded by the exons ATGGTTCAAAACGTGAAGCGCTGCTATATCCACTCGTGGGGAAGGAAGAAGGTGGGATCTGCCGGACCGTGTTCCTGCCACGAAGTGCCCGCTCCCCGCTATGCCGGCCCAGAAGCAG GTTTCCCCCTGGAGCCAGAAGGAAGCCCGGTGGCAGCCAACCTTCCCGAAGGACTAAGCCCGCACCATCCGGCTTCCTCCAGCGGGCGCCTGCAGGACCCAG GAACACTACATCAACACTCTTGGCGGGGATGTGGACACAGAAGACTCCTGTTACAAGAAAATACAATCATGTCTCAAAGGCTgtaa
- the LOC101046212 gene encoding uncharacterized protein LOC101046212 isoform X1 gives MDRAGSLSPELGVGFSGPRRWLFQIPLRWGSAWGLLGSLRACRDPQAPRAGPTHPTQWRLSGLEAATLVPPHSGQPAHGPSGPNGEQVSPWSQKEARWQPTFPKD, from the exons ATGGATAGGGCGGGGTCCCTGAGTCCAGAGCTGGGAGTTGGGTTCAGCGGCCCAAGACGCTGGCTTTTTCAGATTCCTTTGCGCTGGGGCAGTGCGTGGGGGCTGCTTGGGTCCCTCCGGGCCTGCCGGGACCCTCAGGCTCCCAGGGCAGGACCAACCCACCCGACCCAGTGGCGACTCTCAGGCCTAGAAGCCGCCACTTTGGTCCCTCCCCACTCCGGTCAGCCAGCGCACGGCCCCTCAGGCCCAAACGGCGAACAG GTTTCCCCCTGGAGCCAGAAGGAAGCCCGGTGGCAGCCAACCTTCCCGAAGGACTAA